The genome window GCGTCGACCGGCTTGTCCTCCTCCTTCATGTCCACGGGCTCCCACTGATTGGCGCCGGCGGGGCTCTTCTGCAGCGCCCACTCGTGGTCGAGCAGCGCGTCGAAGTAGCCCATGTCGAACTTCGTCGGGTGCTTGGTCCAGGCGCCCTCGATGCCGGAGGTCACGGCCTTGGAAGCCTTGCCCCCCTGGTTCGGGTTGCTCCAGCCGAAGCCCTGCTCCTCGACATCGGCCGCCTCGGGCGCCGGGCCGAGGGCGGCGGCGTCGCCGTTGCCGTGGCACTTGCCGACGGTGTGGCCGCCGACGGTGAGCGCGGCGGTTTCCTCGTCGTTCATCGCCATGCGCGCGAAGGTCACGCGTACCTGTTCGGCGGTCTTGAGCGGGTCGGGATTGCCGTTGACGCCTTCCGGGTTAACGTAGATCAGACCCATCTGCACGGCGGCCAGCGGGTTCTCCATCGTCTCGGGCTTGTCGACGTCCTCGTAACGCGCGTCGGAGGGCGCGAGCCATTCCTTCTCCGCACCCCAGTAGATGTCCTTTTCGGGGTGCCAGATATCCTCGCGACCGAAGGCGAAGCCGAAGGTCCTCAGGCCCATGGACTCGTAGGCCACGTTGCCGGCGAGAATGATCAGGTCGGCCCAGCTGATCTTGTTGCCGTACTTCTTCTTGATCGGCCACAGCAGGCGGCGCGCCTTGTCGAGGCTGGCGTTGTCCGGCCAGGAACTGATTGGCGCGAAGCGCTGGTTGCCGGTGCCGCCGCCACCGCGACCGTCGGCGATGCGGTAGGTGCCCGCCGCGTGCCAGGCCATGCGGATGAAGAGGCCGCCGTAGTGGCCCCAGTCCGCCGGCCACCAGTCCTGACTGTCGGTCATCAGGGCGTGCAGATCCTTCTTCAACGCGTCGAAGTCGAGCTTGCGGACTTCCTCGCGATAGTCGAAGTCCTCGCCCATCGGGTTGGTCTTGCGGTCGTGCTGGTGAAGGATGTCGAAGTTCAGCGACTCCGGCCACCAGTCCATGTTGTCGCTGCCGACCGCGGTATTGCCGCCGTGCATGACCGGGCATTTGCCGGCGTTGTTCTGATTGTCCATCTTCGTCTCCCGTTGAAACGGAATAGGGGCTGCCACCCCTTGTTCGGGATGACACGGTTTGGGGATGAGGCACCTCCCGAGAATCGCTGGTAGGCGATTCGTCGGGAATTCGCTTCAACCCGATGATCTTCAAGCTACCCCTAGTGCTGCACGAGGACAATGCCGCTCTCTCGACGGGAGCCATAGCCCCTCTTTATCGGTGGCCGCGGTTGGCGTCGTTTCGGTCGTCGGCCAGATGATCGGGTGGCTGGCCTTATGCTGTGCGCATACGGATACAACGGAAGGGAAGAGTCATGGCCAACAAGGCACGCGAATTCGATCTGGTGGTGTACGGCGCGGCGAGTTTCGTCGGCCGACTGCTGACGCGCTATCTGGTCGAGCGCATCGGTACCGGTGGCGAGATCAAGTGGGCGCTGGCGGGGCGCAACGCGGACAAGCTGCGCGCGGTGGCACAGGAATTCGGCGTCGAGGCGCTGCCCACCATCATCGCGGATGCTGGCGACCGCTCGGCGCTGGATGCCATGGCGGCGCGCACGCAGGTGGTCGTGACCACCGTGGGCCCCTACGCGCTCTACGGCTCCGAGCTGGTCGCGGCCTGCGCCGCACAGGGCACCGACTACTGCGACCTCACCGGCGAGCCGCAATGGATGCAGCGCATGATCGACGTGCACCAGGACACCGCCCGCGCCAGCGGTGCGCGCATCGTGCACAACTGCGGCTTCGACTCCATTCCCTCGGACATGGGCGTGGACTTCCTGCAGGAGCAGGCGCAGGCCGAGTTCGGCGCGCCCTGCACGCAGATTCGCATGGCGGTGAAGGCGGCAAAGGGCGGCTTCAGCGGCGGCACGGTGGCCAGCCTTATCAATGTCATGAACGAGATCAAGGCCGACCCCGGCCTGCGCAAGATCATGCAGAGCCCCTATGCGGTCTGCCCGCAGGGCCAGCGCGAGGGC of Algiphilus aromaticivorans DG1253 contains these proteins:
- a CDS encoding saccharopine dehydrogenase family protein, which encodes MANKAREFDLVVYGAASFVGRLLTRYLVERIGTGGEIKWALAGRNADKLRAVAQEFGVEALPTIIADAGDRSALDAMAARTQVVVTTVGPYALYGSELVAACAAQGTDYCDLTGEPQWMQRMIDVHQDTARASGARIVHNCGFDSIPSDMGVDFLQEQAQAEFGAPCTQIRMAVKAAKGGFSGGTVASLINVMNEIKADPGLRKIMQSPYAVCPQGQREGVRQPNVTGPTHDPDIGVWLAPFVMAAINTKVVHRSHALLGRPWGEDFRYDESMMTGRGAAGATKAAMVSGGMGGFMALAAIGPTRKLLERTVLPKPGEGPSPEQQKAGFFDLRFYGKTAAGEQLVGKVTGQGDPGYAATAGMLGEAALCLAQDRDKTRGEGGFWTPSTAMNGALRERLMQHAGLTFERLS
- the katG gene encoding catalase/peroxidase HPI; the encoded protein is MDNQNNAGKCPVMHGGNTAVGSDNMDWWPESLNFDILHQHDRKTNPMGEDFDYREEVRKLDFDALKKDLHALMTDSQDWWPADWGHYGGLFIRMAWHAAGTYRIADGRGGGGTGNQRFAPISSWPDNASLDKARRLLWPIKKKYGNKISWADLIILAGNVAYESMGLRTFGFAFGREDIWHPEKDIYWGAEKEWLAPSDARYEDVDKPETMENPLAAVQMGLIYVNPEGVNGNPDPLKTAEQVRVTFARMAMNDEETAALTVGGHTVGKCHGNGDAAALGPAPEAADVEEQGFGWSNPNQGGKASKAVTSGIEGAWTKHPTKFDMGYFDALLDHEWALQKSPAGANQWEPVDMKEEDKPVDASDPSIRHNPIMTDADMAMKVDPSYRACLDKFRADPAYFQDTFARAWFKLTHRDMGPKPRYIGPEVPDEELIWQDPVPEGSTAYSVELVKKKIAETDLSIAEMVSTAWDSARTFRGSDMRGGANGARIRLAPQKDWEGNEPDRLAKVLKVYDKISADTSASLADIIVLGGSVGIEQAAKAAGHDIHVPFAPGRGDATDAQTDADSFEPLEPVADGFRNWQKKDYAVKPEELLLDRAQLLGLTAPEMTALVGGMRVLGTNHGGSKHGVLTEREGQLTNDFFVNLTDMANSWKPTGSNLYEIRDRKTDQKKWTATRADLVFGSNSILRAYAEVYAQDDNEQKFVKDFVAAWAKVMNADRFDLQ